DNA from Streptococcus parasuis:
GTTATCAATGGTATTATCGCGGTCTATGCCATCTTGCATAAGATTGACCTGACTCGCAACCGAGAAGAATGCCCTGTCCTCCTAGCCGCTCCAACTGGACGAGCAGCCAGACGGATGAATGAATTGACAGGTCTGCCTTCTGCCACCATCCACCGCCACCTCGGTCTGGTAGAGGGACAGGAAGAATCCTACCGAGATGATTACTTGGATGCCGACTTTATCATCGTGGATGAGTTTTCTATGGTGGATACTTGGTTGGCAAACCAGCTCTTCCAGAACATCTCCTCCCAGACCCAAGTTCTGATTGTCGGCGATGCGGAGCAATTACCTTCCGTCAGTCCCGGTCAGGTCCTTGCTGACCTCTTGAAAATTGATAAGCTACCCAGCATCACTCTAGAACGTATCTATCGTCAATCCGATGATTCGACCATTGTTACCCTAGCCAGTCAGATTCGCCAAGGGGCTCTGCCGAGCGATTTCCGTGAGAAAAAGGCTGACCGCTCCTATTTTGAAGCCCAAAACGAACAAATTCCAGCCCTGATTGAGCGCATTGTCGGCGCAGCCATCAAGTCGGGCATCCCTGCAAACGAAGTCCAAATCCTCGCTCCCATGTACCGTGGTGTCGCAGGCATCGACCAGCTCAACACCATGACCCAGGCCCTGCTCAATCCACTGGAAGAGGGAGAGTTAGAATTCCTCCATAACGAGCAAGCCTTCCGCCAAGGCGACCGAGTCATCCACCTAGTAAACGATGCTGAGGCCAATGTCTTCAATGGTGATTTGGGCTACATCACCGACCTCCTGCCTGCCAAGTACACCGACTCCAAGCAGGACGAGATTACCATCAACTTCGACGGTAGCGAGGTCACCTATCCACGCAATGAATGGTACAAGATTACCCTGGCCTATGCCATGTCCATCCACAAGTCCCAAGGTAGTGAGTTCCAGGTCGTTATCCTTCCCATCACGCGCACCAGCCACCGCATGCTCCAGCGCAATCTGGTCTACACCGCCATCACCCGCTCCAAGAGCAAGCTCATCCTCCTAGGCGAAATCTCCGCCTTTGACTACGCCGTCAAAAATGCTGGCACCCTTCGCAAAACCTACCTGGTCCCACGTTTCCAAGGGGAAATGGCAGAGCAGGACAGCAAGGAAAGCCTGATTAAAAAAGCCGAAAGTAAAACAGCGGCAACCACACAAACCCAGCCACCTACACAGCCAGACAGGAAAGAACAGGTTGATGTAGTCAAAGAAAACAACCAACAACTCTCCCTTCTTGATCAAGACCAGCCAGAAGAAACAAGTCCCCAACCCACAGAATACATTTTGACTGTAGACAACCTACTAACCATCGACCCCATGATTGGCATAGATCAGGCAGATATTGAAGAGTTTTTTAAAGTATAAAAACCAGCAAGTCAGTAGATTTGCTGGTTTTACTCTTCTATAGTCGTTTCGTTTGCTTTTAGTACAAGACAACGCGCTACAAGCTACTTCGACAGTCCACTGGAGTGTTTGAACTCGGAAATAAGGAAATGAGGCTTCCTCGCTCTTCTTAGTAATAAAAGATACACTAATTGACTATATCATCAACCATGATTCATCAAGCTGCCCCTTTGTTAATCT
Protein-coding regions in this window:
- a CDS encoding ATP-dependent RecD-like DNA helicase, which produces MNEVYFTGTIDRIIFENPSNFYKILLLEIEETDADYDDYEIIVTGTIADVIEGEDYRFYGNLVTHPKYGQQLQISRYERSKPTSAGLVKYFSSEHFKGIGRKTAEKIVELYGEDTIDKILAEPEKLTQITGLSSKNMQAFVEKLRLNYGTELILAKLAEYGIPNKLAFQIQDQYKEKTLQIIEENPYQLVEDVQGLGFTIADRIAENLGIASDSPQRFRAGMLFSLIHRSMETGDTYVEARDLLEATLELLEKSRHTELDPAAVAKELTGLIADDKVQQEGTKIFDNSLYFAEHGIHKNLTRLMGKNGFKPFPRADVEAAIAELETMSSLTYDDIQKEAIVQAITNPLFILTGGPGTGKTTVINGIIAVYAILHKIDLTRNREECPVLLAAPTGRAARRMNELTGLPSATIHRHLGLVEGQEESYRDDYLDADFIIVDEFSMVDTWLANQLFQNISSQTQVLIVGDAEQLPSVSPGQVLADLLKIDKLPSITLERIYRQSDDSTIVTLASQIRQGALPSDFREKKADRSYFEAQNEQIPALIERIVGAAIKSGIPANEVQILAPMYRGVAGIDQLNTMTQALLNPLEEGELEFLHNEQAFRQGDRVIHLVNDAEANVFNGDLGYITDLLPAKYTDSKQDEITINFDGSEVTYPRNEWYKITLAYAMSIHKSQGSEFQVVILPITRTSHRMLQRNLVYTAITRSKSKLILLGEISAFDYAVKNAGTLRKTYLVPRFQGEMAEQDSKESLIKKAESKTAATTQTQPPTQPDRKEQVDVVKENNQQLSLLDQDQPEETSPQPTEYILTVDNLLTIDPMIGIDQADIEEFFKV